A single window of Rhodamnia argentea isolate NSW1041297 chromosome 5, ASM2092103v1, whole genome shotgun sequence DNA harbors:
- the LOC115745820 gene encoding probable disease resistance protein At4g27220 yields the protein MSCDSAVSIAWDVLKIVAVPLQHQLSYFTSSRTYDRNLREEVAKLKLLFDQVRNAMVEARNNLGIVYDSVTYWQANAETTLMEAQHLLRKFEEAAKTCCYRTLPEPSDLYQFSSEAEDKIEEIQRLLRIGANIEGIYFTVPVTGIEHKEEVLFESRASIMLHIMDALADDSKSVVGVYGMGGVGKSTLLSSVERIIRKQGSFDVIAKADLLGKREVTSIQGAIANQLSLTMPNIENDVRRADFLRSRLDNDGQMNKKVLIILDNLSEKLHLDRVGIPCEPGNKVRGCKLLLSSRDRNVLTTHMRCESNSVFRLPKLDEKEAKKLFETKMGERAHHDDVKPFVAKALHKCAGLPFLIVEMANHFTDASEFALSDALNQIDMCANEGIGKIINEKIQSSYDRLEGGEVKSFLRLCVVYGVAEPKRENLVRYGVGYALVSEYNSMRSARNRVNTLIKTLQDSSLSLDRGDADSFKIHDLVHKFVALVASRDDHILLLKHQDNLQQDKLKSCRAICIPDTDAVKLPEELNCPDLLIFLLFSGKKSLEVSDSYFNYMSKLKVLNLTGIRLTRSRSHLPSPFRLLDSLQTLCLDECSFDDVSILGELKKLQILSLVNSKIDRLPTEIGQLTELRLLDLSKCSQLKTIVPDVLGRLTKLEELYLENSFDQWDPVHPKTPRTNASLTELKNMPNLCTLHVSILNLSVLPKDLEVEKLKEYKIQIGDVSHLPCYKESKTLMIKANPGRIELWDACIQQILDSTDYLYLDGLDPSVRTICKLSQEDFQKLKHLWVENSPSVHYILLRPSVTYFKTLESLILKNLLNLEKICKSRAFSESFNSLQEVQVESCDKIKVLFPFPLARQLPQLKEIRVLSCESMQKIVEVNDCGKVEFPNLRVLELRELPDIENFFSAETASSSSTSDGHVGTQVAFFYGQQVLIPSLESLIMVGLPNFKEIWSDDSSLGLAGLQSLEVVRCKSLSKVINFGSLVKLRKLRTLKVARCDSVHAIFDLDESSANENGGIPFMLDTLCLEELSSLRRIWSNNPCGIVRFDYLKQLKVSGCDNLKFIFFPSMVKSLAQLGDLTIQNCKIMEAIIAEEEEFGTETSEALAFPMLTSLCFERLESLTCFSHGNGSRGVRSQYHIKSPSTALFNGEVAFPRLETMKITGMDNIEMIWDSRIAADSFPALKSLCVDECRKLVNIGPSCILRWLCNLEKLEAKACGSAEVVFKLQQLNSLDGNDIASFRLRELKLIELPELKSVWDEELFHEVNFQCPRSVGIFKCESLTSLFPASMARDLMQLEESEINEWGNAEIIEDTSHASHWLPLKTLEEHGCDEGETLALQPENKMSLRKQPPVLVKKKRHKYHEYKYQEHKYQEYKNQEQSRYGSWSKVYAAV from the exons ATGTCTTGCGACTCTGCCGTTTCTATTGCATGGGATGTCTTGAAGATCGTAGCTGTTCCCTTACAGCATCAACTCAGTTACTTCACTTCCTCCAGGACCTACGACCGGAATCTTCGGGAAGAAGTTGCGAAACTGAAACTCCTTTTTGATCAAGTCCGAAATGCCATGGTGGAGGCCAGAAACAATCTTGGGATTGTCTATGATAGTGTCACGTACTGGCAGGCAAATGCTGAGACGACCTTGATGGAGGCGCAACACCTGTTGCGTAAATTCGAAGAGGCGGCCAAGACTTGCTGCTACAGGACTCTTCCCGAACCCAGTGATCTCTATCAGTTCAGCTCGGAGGCCGAGGACAAAATCGAGGAAATTCAGCGACTTCTTCGAATAGGCGCGAATATCGAAGGGATCTATTTCACCGTTCCTGTTACGGGGATTGAGCACAAGGAAGAAGTCCTCTTCGAATCCAGAGCTTCGATCATGTTGCACATCATGGACGCTCTTGCCGATGACAGCAAAAGCGTGGTCGGGGTTTACGGGATGGGCGGGGtcggcaagtccacccttttaTCGTCTGTCGAAAGGATTATAAGGAAACAGGGTTCGTTCGATGTGATCGCTAAGGCCGACTTGTTGGGAAAACGAGAGGTCACGAGTATTCAAGGAGCGATTGCGAACCAATTGTCACTGACCATGCCGAACATAGAGAATGACGTACGGCGAGCGGACTTCCTGCGCAGTAGGTTAGATAACGACGGGCAGATGAACAAGAAGGTcctcataatactggacaacctTTCGGAGAAGCTCCATTTAGATAGAGTCGGCATTCCTTGCGAACCTGGCAACAAAGTCAGGGGATGCAAGCtgttgttgtcgtcgagagATCGAAATGTCTTGACTACGCACATGCGTTGCGAGAGCAACAGCGTCTTTCGCCTACCTAAGCTGGATGAGAAAGAGGCAAAGAAATTGTTTGAGACGAAGAtgggagagagagctcatcaTGATGATGTCAAACCCTTTGTGGCTAAAGCACTCCACAAAtgtgcaggtttgcctttcctTATTGTCGAAATGGCAAATCATTTTACAGATGCTAGTGAATTTGCATTGAGTGATGCTTTGAACCAAATCGACATGTGCGCAAATGAAGGAATTGGTAAGATAATAAATGAGAAGATCCAATCGAGTTATGATCGTTTAGAAGGCGGGGAGGTGAAGTCATTTTTACGACTTTGTGTTGTTTATGGCGTGGCTGAGCCCAAGCGTGAAAACTTGGTGCGGTACGGCGTGGGTTATGCGTTAGTCTCAGAATATAACAGCATGAGAAGTGCCAGGAATAGGGTGAACACACTGATTAAGACTCTTCAAGACTCCTCTCTTTCGTTAGACCGTGGAGACGCGGATAGTTTCAAGATACATGACTTGGTTCATAAGTTTGTTGCCTTGGTTGCTTCAAGGGATGACCATATTCTCCTGTTGAAACATCAAGATAACCTGCAGCaggacaagctcaaaagttgTAGGGCTATATGTATTCCTGATACTGATGCGGTGAAGCTTCCGGAAGAGTTAAATTGCCCTGATTTACTCATCTTTTTGCTGTTCTCTGGCAAAAAATCTCTTGAGGTGTcggattcgtacttcaactacATGAGTAAACTCAAAGTCTTAAATCTTACTGGGATACGTCTCACTCGTTCGCGTTCGCATTTGCCTTCACCGTTTCGGTTGTTGGATAGCTTACAAACTCTCTGCCTTGATGAATGTTCGTTTGATGATGTATCCATTCTTGGTGAGCTAAAAAAGCTACAAATTCTCAGCTTGGTGAACTCCAAAATTGATCGATTGCCAACAGAAATTGGGCAGCTGACAGAGCTGAGGCTATTAGACTTGAGTAAGTGTTCGCAACTCAAGACAATTGTACCGGATGTGCTTGGaagattgaccaaattggaggagttgtatTTGGAGAATAGCTTTGATCAATGGGATCCCGTGCATCCGAAAACTCCACGTACTAATGCTAGTCTTACTGAGTTGAAAAACATGCCGAACCTCTGCACTCTGCATGTATCCATTCTCAATTTGAGTGTACTCCCAAAGGATCTAGAGGTGGAAAAATTGAAGGAGTACAAAATCCAAATAGGTGATGTGTCGCACTTGCCATGTTACAAAGAATCAAAGACATTGATGATCAAGGCAAATCCAGGAAGAATTGAACTTTGGGACGCATGCATACAACAAATCTTAGACAGCACTGACTATCTGTATTTGGACGGGTTGGATCCAAGTGTGCGAACTATTTGCAAGTTATCCCAGGAAGACTTTCAGAAATTAAAGCATCTATGGGTCGAGAATAGTCCCTCCGTCCATTACATTCTCCTGCGCCCTTCCGTTACTTATTTTAAGACATTGGAGTCATTAATTCTCAAGAATCTCCTCAACTTGGAAAAGATATGCAAGAGCCGTGCCTTCTCCGAGTCCTTCAATTCATTACAAGAAGTACAAGTTGAAAGCTGTGACAAGATCAAAGTTCTGTTTCCTTTTCCATTAGCAAGGCAACTTCCACAGCTAAAAGAGATTAGAGTTCTCAGTTGcgaatcaatgcaaaagattgTAGAAGTTAATGATTGTGGCAAAGTTGAGTTCCCTAATTTGCGGGTATTGGAATTGCGTGAATTGCCAGATATCGAGAACTTTTTCTCTGCGGAGACGGCTTCTTCCAGTAGTACATCAGATGGCCATGTTGGCACTCAAGTTGCATTCTTCTATGGGCAACAG GTCTTAATCCCGTCCTTGGAGTCCTTGATAATGGTTGGACTTCccaatttcaaagaaatatgGAGCGATGATTCTTCATTGGGGCTGGCCGGTCTCCAATCTCTCGAGGTGGTGAGGTGCAAATCCCTCTCGAAGGTTATCAACTTCGGCTCGCTAGTAAAACTACGCAAGTTACGCACCTTGAAAGTAGCACGTTGTGATTCGGTGCATGCAATTTTTGACCTTGATGAATCAAGTGCCAATGAAAATGGTGGGATTCCCTTTATGCTAGACACCCTTTGTTTAGAGGAATTGTCAAGCCTGAGGCGCATATGGAGCAACAATCCTTGTGGTATAGTGAGATTCGATTATTTAAAGCAGTTAAAGGTGTCTGGCTGTGACAACCTcaagtttatattttttccatccatggttaaatctcTTGCACAATTGGGAGATCTAACGATACAAAATTGTAAGATAATGGAGGCCATCATTGCTGAGGAAGAAGAGTTTGGGACGGAAACATCAGAAGCTCTAGCATTTCCGATGTTAACCTCTTTATGCTTTGAACGTTTAGAAAGTTTGACGTGCTTCTCTCATGGAAATG GTTCACGGGGAGTTCGGAGTCAATATCACATTAAATCACCCTCCACCGCCCTCTTCAATGGAGAG GTTGCATTTCCTAGATTGGAGACAATGAAAATCACAGGCATGGATAACATCGAGATGATTTGGGACTCTCGAATTGCTGCGGATTCTTTCCCCGCTCTAAAATCACTATGCGTGGATGAATGCAGAAAGCTAGTGAACATCGGTCCTTCTTGCATTCTACGATGGCTCTGCAACCTGGAAAAGTTGGAAGCTAAAGCATGTGGTTCGGctgaagttgttttcaaacttCAGCAACTGAATTCCCTGGATGGAAATGATATTGCTTCTTTTCGGTTGAGAGAGCTTAAGTTAATAGAATTACCAGAGCTAAAGAGTGTATGGGATGAGGAGCTCTTCCATGAAGTTAACTTCCAGTGCCCACGTTCTGTTGGTATTTTTAAATGCGagagcctcacctctctgttTCCAGCCTCAATGGCCAGAGATCTAATGCAACTTGAGGAGTCGGAGATCAATGAATGGGGCAATGCGGAAATCATTGAGGACACCTCACATGCTTCACATTGGCTGCCATTGAAGACCTTGGAAGAGCATGGCTGTGACGAAGGGGAGACACTTGCTTTGCAACCTGAGAATAAGATGTCACTTCGTAAACAGCCTCCTGTCTTGGTGAAAAAG AAGCGCCACAAGTATCACGAGTACAAGTATCAGGAGCACAAGTATCAGGAGTACAAGAATCAGGAGCAGAGCC GCTATGGTTCCTGGAGTAAAGTTTATGCGGCTGTCTGA